From Centropristis striata isolate RG_2023a ecotype Rhode Island chromosome 16, C.striata_1.0, whole genome shotgun sequence, a single genomic window includes:
- the si:dkey-21a6.5 gene encoding tumor necrosis factor receptor superfamily member 9, whose amino-acid sequence MDCQGVLPAICAACFIGMVVSQTTLTPAVMNTTVFDNVTSLTITPVILSSTTPGCFAFNTSTCEPCAPGSQYDNNTLLCACCPDPGLCLFPGACLPCNTGFYQPRAGQQQCLPCNRGSYTNLTGSPLCHPCPPGSFNNNTGGDSCTSCSPGFFSSQQSATSCAPCSLGSFCNSTGCSQCQMCPGGTEALQSAAKDCTPCRPGMHKAPHQTLCQICGSGSFQIHWGQESCDLCPENHYCPSPDVNPIQCPSDAFCPEGSLSPGYCMETFFRKEGETCELAPVTIALLVIGGGVALLFIILMVLRRRRDTDGELTVARAPLLRKERPQGRYYGIPCDAEPVYAGW is encoded by the exons ATGGACTGCCAGGGAGTTCTGCCTGCGATATGTGCTGCTTGTTTCATAG GCATGGTGGTGAGCCAGACCACACTCACTCCTGCTGTGATGAACACCACTGTCTTTGACAATGTGACCAGTCTGACTATAACTCCCGTGATTCTCAGCAGCACGACCCCGGGCTGCTTTGCATTCAACACTTCTACTTGTGAGCCCTGTGCACCGGGATCACAGTACGACAACA ACACGCTGCTGTGTGCATGCTGTCCTGACCCGGGGCTGTGTCTATTTCCTGGAGCATGTCTCCCGTGCAACACAGGTTTCTATCAACCTCGCGCTGGACAGCAGCAGTGTCTGCCCTGTAACCGGGGCTCCTACACAAA TTTGACTGGAAGTCCGTTATGTCACCCCTGCCCGCCTGGATCCTTCAACAATAACACTGGTGGAGACAGTTGCACAAGTTGTTCACCAG GTTTCTTTTCATCGCAGCAAAGCGCCACTTCATGTGCACCATGTTCGCTGGGAAGCTTCTGCAA CTCCACTGGTTGCAGCCAGTGCCAGATGTGTCCTGGAGGAACAGAAGCTCTGCAGAGCGCCGCTAAAGACTGCACACCATGCAGGCCAG GCATGCACAAGGCTCCCCATCAGACACTGTGTCAAATTTGCGGCAGTGGTTCCTTCCAGATCCACTGGGGCCAAGAGAGCTGCGACTTATGCCCAGAGAATCATTACTGCCCC aGTCCAGACGTGAACCCCATTCAGTGTCCCAGCGATGCGTTTTGTCCTGAGGGCAGCTTGTCTCCAGGCTACTGCATGGAGACTTTCTTCCGCAAAGAAGGGGAAACTTGTGAATTAGCTCCTGTCACGATTGCTCTATTAGTTATTGGAGGGGGAG TGGCCCTACTCTTCATCATTTTAATGGTCCTACGTCGACGGAGAGACACTGATGGAGAGCTGACTGTAGCCCGAGCTCCGTTATTACGCAAAGAGAGACCTCAGGGTCGATACTACGGGATCCCGTGTGACGCAGAACCTGTGTATGCTGGCTGGTGA
- the cfap99 gene encoding cilia- and flagella-associated protein 99 isoform X2, which translates to MASSYGSLAKEAVVLLDKFSAGRQCLDDFMEDASKDLQNMDTLHQKFILDVVSGCIEYRKLLDVVIDVFYGQNRKCLSRADRSQFVIICYLTTFSLDDLGLECFSNIIKSLDIKKMHTFLTFFFTNLTTWIQEEWNKIYDAAYVEEHWIGRLLRWRSEMDILMDQLAVKISRGSQVKKAPIKTTEPQEFSLTKPKPRPLPMPQLIPQLEKSKPVPISTYMTPKEMKMIEDIKQKNHQKTEELLYEANMKQFRCVNPQKSEHTKRVMSEIKKDLDSKLKFNSFQSSGRPSSNKTNSWPIKLNNAAILRQGALYDRQVEEELQRMERLVEGARDPSSFLQWQKEMREKDLQDELAKIERRRLEGRISYEEAAMARSRIMERNQKTAQLKKEETAHAGKRLQREKERQAAVIRKEERKARQGFRQEMTQSETVLALQKKLEEKQQERQRLKQIESKAKPCEQAANKGTHNKKSLTEKSWEELELSLERNIQKVAPYAVSQTETLKT; encoded by the exons ATGGCATCAAGCTATGGATCACTTGCTAAGGAGGCCGTTGTGCTGCTCGATAAGTTCAGTGCTGGCAGACAGTGTTTAGATGACTTCATGGAAGATGCTTCAAAGGATCTGCAG AACATGGATACTCTGCATCAGAAGTTCATACTTGATGTGGTTTCTGGATGCATTGAGTACAGAAAGTTACTTGATGTAGTTATCGATGTCTTCTACGGCCAGAATAGGAAGTGTCTATCCAGAGCTGATCGAAGCCAGTTTGTCA ttATCTGTTACCTCACCACATTTTCTCTTGATGACCTCGGACTTGAGTGCTTCAGCAACATTATCAAATCTCTGGATATCAAGAAGATGCACACA TTCCTGACGTTCTTCTTCACAAACCTCACCACATGGATACAAGAGGAATGGAATAAAATCTATGATGCTGCCTATGTGGAGGAACACTGGATTGGCCGGCTGCTAAG ATGGCGCTCTGAGATGGATATTCTCATGGACCAGCTTGCTGTCAAAATATCTCGTGGGAGTCAGGTCAAGAAAGCTCCAATTAAAACCACAGAGCCCCAGGAGTTCTCTCTCACCAAACCTAAACCTCGACCTCTGCCCATGCCACAGCTCATTCCACAGCTGGAAAAATCAAAGCCA gtgCCAATCAGCACATATATGACTCCAAAAGAGATGAAAATGATTGAGGACATCAAACAAAAGAACCACCAAAAGACTGAG GAACTGCTCTACGAGGCAAATATGAAGCAGTTCAGATGTGTAAATCCACAGAAGTCTGAACACACCAAG AGAGTGATGTCCGAGATTAAGAAAGACTTGGATTCAAAACTCAAGTTCAATTCATTTCAATCCTCTGGACGTCCTTCCAGTAATAAG aCAAATAGCTGGCCCATTAAACTCAACAATGCAGCCATCTTGAGGCAGGGGGCGCTCTATGACCgtcaggtggaggaggagctgcaaaG AATGGAGCGTCTGGTGGAGGGGGCACGTGATCCCTCGTCTTTCCTCCAGTGGCAGAAGGAGATGCGTGAGAAGGACCTTCAGGACGAGCTGGCCAAGATTGAGCGCAGGCGTCTGGAGGGACGCATCAGCTATGAGGAGGCAGCTATGGCCCGCTCACGCATCATGGAACGCAACCAGAAGACTGCTCAGCTGAAGAAAGAAGAG ACAGCTCATGCTGGGAAAAGGCTGCAGCgggaaaaagaaagacaggCCGCTGTCATCAG gaaagaggagaggaaagccAGGCAGGGTTTTCGGCAGGAGATGACTCAGAGTGAGACAGTTTTGGCTCTGCAGAAGAAGCTTGAAGAGAAACAACAAGAGCGCCAAAGACTGAAGCAAATTGAAAGCAAGGCCAAACCTTGTGAACAGGCAGCAAACAAAGGGACACACAACAAA AAAAGCCTGACAGAGAAAAGCTGGGAGGAATTGGAGCTGAGCTTAGAGCGTAACATCCAGAAGGTCGCTCCTTATGCTgtttcacagacagaaacactcaAAACATAA
- the cfap99 gene encoding cilia- and flagella-associated protein 99 isoform X1: MNPLTATTLLSAGRYNMASSYGSLAKEAVVLLDKFSAGRQCLDDFMEDASKDLQNMDTLHQKFILDVVSGCIEYRKLLDVVIDVFYGQNRKCLSRADRSQFVIICYLTTFSLDDLGLECFSNIIKSLDIKKMHTFLTFFFTNLTTWIQEEWNKIYDAAYVEEHWIGRLLRWRSEMDILMDQLAVKISRGSQVKKAPIKTTEPQEFSLTKPKPRPLPMPQLIPQLEKSKPVPISTYMTPKEMKMIEDIKQKNHQKTEELLYEANMKQFRCVNPQKSEHTKRVMSEIKKDLDSKLKFNSFQSSGRPSSNKTNSWPIKLNNAAILRQGALYDRQVEEELQRMERLVEGARDPSSFLQWQKEMREKDLQDELAKIERRRLEGRISYEEAAMARSRIMERNQKTAQLKKEETAHAGKRLQREKERQAAVIRKEERKARQGFRQEMTQSETVLALQKKLEEKQQERQRLKQIESKAKPCEQAANKGTHNKKSLTEKSWEELELSLERNIQKVAPYAVSQTETLKT; the protein is encoded by the exons ATGAATCCTTTAACAGCAACCACTTTG CTTTCTGCAGGTCGATACAATATGGCATCAAGCTATGGATCACTTGCTAAGGAGGCCGTTGTGCTGCTCGATAAGTTCAGTGCTGGCAGACAGTGTTTAGATGACTTCATGGAAGATGCTTCAAAGGATCTGCAG AACATGGATACTCTGCATCAGAAGTTCATACTTGATGTGGTTTCTGGATGCATTGAGTACAGAAAGTTACTTGATGTAGTTATCGATGTCTTCTACGGCCAGAATAGGAAGTGTCTATCCAGAGCTGATCGAAGCCAGTTTGTCA ttATCTGTTACCTCACCACATTTTCTCTTGATGACCTCGGACTTGAGTGCTTCAGCAACATTATCAAATCTCTGGATATCAAGAAGATGCACACA TTCCTGACGTTCTTCTTCACAAACCTCACCACATGGATACAAGAGGAATGGAATAAAATCTATGATGCTGCCTATGTGGAGGAACACTGGATTGGCCGGCTGCTAAG ATGGCGCTCTGAGATGGATATTCTCATGGACCAGCTTGCTGTCAAAATATCTCGTGGGAGTCAGGTCAAGAAAGCTCCAATTAAAACCACAGAGCCCCAGGAGTTCTCTCTCACCAAACCTAAACCTCGACCTCTGCCCATGCCACAGCTCATTCCACAGCTGGAAAAATCAAAGCCA gtgCCAATCAGCACATATATGACTCCAAAAGAGATGAAAATGATTGAGGACATCAAACAAAAGAACCACCAAAAGACTGAG GAACTGCTCTACGAGGCAAATATGAAGCAGTTCAGATGTGTAAATCCACAGAAGTCTGAACACACCAAG AGAGTGATGTCCGAGATTAAGAAAGACTTGGATTCAAAACTCAAGTTCAATTCATTTCAATCCTCTGGACGTCCTTCCAGTAATAAG aCAAATAGCTGGCCCATTAAACTCAACAATGCAGCCATCTTGAGGCAGGGGGCGCTCTATGACCgtcaggtggaggaggagctgcaaaG AATGGAGCGTCTGGTGGAGGGGGCACGTGATCCCTCGTCTTTCCTCCAGTGGCAGAAGGAGATGCGTGAGAAGGACCTTCAGGACGAGCTGGCCAAGATTGAGCGCAGGCGTCTGGAGGGACGCATCAGCTATGAGGAGGCAGCTATGGCCCGCTCACGCATCATGGAACGCAACCAGAAGACTGCTCAGCTGAAGAAAGAAGAG ACAGCTCATGCTGGGAAAAGGCTGCAGCgggaaaaagaaagacaggCCGCTGTCATCAG gaaagaggagaggaaagccAGGCAGGGTTTTCGGCAGGAGATGACTCAGAGTGAGACAGTTTTGGCTCTGCAGAAGAAGCTTGAAGAGAAACAACAAGAGCGCCAAAGACTGAAGCAAATTGAAAGCAAGGCCAAACCTTGTGAACAGGCAGCAAACAAAGGGACACACAACAAA AAAAGCCTGACAGAGAAAAGCTGGGAGGAATTGGAGCTGAGCTTAGAGCGTAACATCCAGAAGGTCGCTCCTTATGCTgtttcacagacagaaacactcaAAACATAA
- the mrpl35 gene encoding 39S ribosomal protein L35, mitochondrial, whose protein sequence is MAAVLARRVSGVLRPLSASLCTRTPSLRQLSCLIQPPPLYCSAAAAVCAPLRAAACPTPRYNILHRVSALIPSLTQQPSRSLTYVSLNKGKRKTIRAVTQRFMRLHCGLWIRRKAGYKKKLWKKLPARRKRLREHVFCNKSQSKLFDKMTCSYWKRRNWYVDDPYLKYHDRVNLNV, encoded by the exons ATGGCGGCCGTTCTGGCAAGGAGGGTGTCCG GGGTGTTGAGACCGCTGTCTGCCTCTTTGTGCACCAGGACACCATCTCTCCGTCAGCTCTCCTGCCTCATCCAGCCTCCACCTCTCTACTGCTCCGCCGCAGCCGCTGTCTGCGCTCCTCTGCGGGCCGCAGCATGTCCGACGCCCCGCTACAACATCCTGCACCG GGTATCTGCACTTATTCCCAGTCTGACTCAACAGCCAAGCAGAAGTCTGACTTATGTCAGTCTGAACAAGGGGAAGAGGAAGACTATCAGGGCTGTGACTCAAAGGTTCATGAGGCTGCACTGTGGCCTTTGGATTAGACGCAAG GCTGGATACAAGAAGAAACTGTGGAAGAAGTTACCTGCCAGACGAAAGCGCCTTAGGGAGCACGTATTCTGTAACAAATCACAGAGCAAACTTTTTGATAAAATGACATGCTCTTACTGGAAGAGGAGGAACTGGTACGTAGATGATCCGTACCTGAAGTACCACGATCGGGTCAACCTCAATGTGTAA